In Bosea sp. Tri-49, a genomic segment contains:
- a CDS encoding LacI family DNA-binding transcriptional regulator, whose protein sequence is MSIRRWQRTVRVNEERTGQATSEPRTVTIKDVASRAGVGLGTVSRVLNGNENVAPQLRDQVFRAVQELGYRPNSVARSMRLGKSHAVGCLVTDIRQPIAAEMIAAAETTLGRAGYTLIVASTHFDNRREAELLSLMQNRVVDGMLLTVNRDNDPDVTQLLAAINIPMVLWERSPGGGFDTVLTEHRHGARSAAAHLLDLGHREIVLVAGHLDTWVGREQKAGLDAAFADRGLEQTAGLVFEVGAFKARELEALCRRERPITAIIANIDEIPGILRFCAKRGLVLPRDLSIVSIGDASILEVMTPSITAVRGNGTKVAQLAATLLLKKMSDKQPEIAPERLTVGMQLKVRRSTAPLNKGGGHGLRSQDRA, encoded by the coding sequence ATGTCGATCAGGCGCTGGCAGAGGACGGTTCGGGTGAATGAGGAAAGGACGGGGCAAGCGACCAGCGAGCCCAGGACCGTCACGATCAAGGATGTCGCCAGCCGGGCGGGTGTCGGCCTCGGCACCGTCTCGCGCGTCCTCAACGGAAACGAGAACGTCGCGCCCCAGTTGCGCGACCAGGTCTTCAGAGCCGTTCAGGAACTCGGCTACCGTCCCAATTCGGTCGCCCGCTCCATGCGGCTCGGCAAGAGCCACGCCGTCGGCTGCCTCGTCACGGATATCCGGCAGCCGATCGCGGCCGAAATGATCGCAGCGGCGGAGACGACGCTCGGCCGGGCCGGCTATACCCTGATCGTCGCGAGCACCCATTTCGACAATCGCCGAGAGGCCGAGCTTCTGTCGTTGATGCAGAACCGCGTCGTCGACGGCATGCTCCTGACGGTCAATCGCGACAACGACCCGGATGTCACGCAGCTGCTCGCCGCGATCAACATCCCCATGGTGCTGTGGGAACGCAGCCCGGGCGGGGGCTTCGACACCGTTCTGACCGAGCATCGGCACGGCGCCCGCAGTGCGGCCGCGCATCTCCTGGACCTTGGGCACCGTGAGATAGTGCTCGTTGCCGGTCACCTCGACACCTGGGTCGGCCGGGAGCAGAAGGCGGGCCTTGATGCCGCGTTCGCAGACCGGGGGCTGGAGCAGACCGCAGGTCTCGTCTTCGAGGTTGGCGCGTTCAAGGCGCGCGAGCTGGAGGCGTTATGCCGCCGGGAACGGCCGATCACGGCCATCATCGCCAATATCGACGAAATCCCCGGCATCCTGCGCTTCTGCGCGAAGCGCGGCCTGGTTCTGCCACGCGACCTGTCGATCGTTTCGATCGGTGACGCCAGCATTCTGGAGGTCATGACGCCTTCGATCACGGCCGTGCGCGGCAATGGCACGAAAGTGGCCCAGCTCGCGGCCACTCTTCTGCTGAAGAAAATGTCCGACAAGCAGCCCGAGATCGCGCCGGAGCGCCTGACCGTCGGGATGCAACTCAAGGTCCGGCGTTCCACCGCACCCTTGAACAAGGGTGGCGGGCATGGCTTGCGCAGCCAGGACCGTGCCTGA
- a CDS encoding branched-chain amino acid ABC transporter permease has protein sequence MSALNPISHGGLSKPALSFNPITPLIFAALIASYFLFPNHLALATQILVLMIFALSYDLLQGHAGIVSLGHAVFLGLGAYGSAILARWGFTDPLFGLMAGASISALVALVLSPIVVRGSDFTRLLVTLGVASLIHEAANRMRDLTGGADGLADFEVAPLLGLFAFDFEGRTAFLYALIVFAFVYAALWRVTTSPFGLALRGIRENPRRMPAIGSPVARHLAVSYLLSGAIAGVGGALLAQTSRFASLDMLGFERSAEIVMVVTLGGTGHIAGVSIGAAAFGLVKDALSTVSPRYWQLGLGIVLMASVFLARGGIGGLIERFCRFGRRA, from the coding sequence ATGAGCGCTTTAAATCCTATCAGCCATGGCGGCCTTTCGAAGCCAGCGCTGTCATTCAACCCGATCACGCCGCTCATCTTCGCCGCGCTGATCGCGAGCTACTTCCTGTTTCCCAACCATCTTGCCTTGGCGACGCAGATTCTCGTGCTGATGATCTTTGCATTGTCCTACGACCTGCTGCAGGGCCATGCCGGCATCGTCTCGCTCGGCCATGCCGTCTTTCTCGGCCTCGGAGCCTATGGCAGCGCCATCCTCGCGCGATGGGGCTTCACCGACCCGCTGTTCGGGCTGATGGCGGGCGCTTCGATCTCGGCTCTCGTGGCGCTGGTGCTGAGCCCGATCGTGGTCCGCGGCAGCGATTTCACCCGGCTGCTGGTCACGCTCGGCGTCGCTTCGCTGATCCACGAGGCCGCCAACCGGATGCGCGATCTCACCGGCGGCGCCGACGGGCTCGCGGATTTCGAGGTGGCGCCGCTGCTCGGCCTGTTCGCCTTCGACTTCGAGGGCAGGACAGCCTTTCTTTACGCGTTGATCGTCTTCGCCTTCGTCTATGCGGCGCTGTGGCGGGTGACGACCTCTCCCTTCGGATTGGCACTGCGCGGCATTCGCGAGAATCCGCGGCGCATGCCGGCGATCGGCTCGCCGGTCGCGCGCCATCTGGCCGTGAGCTACCTGCTCTCCGGAGCCATCGCCGGTGTCGGCGGCGCGCTTCTGGCACAGACGAGCCGCTTCGCCTCACTCGACATGCTCGGTTTCGAGCGCTCGGCCGAGATCGTCATGGTGGTGACGCTGGGTGGGACTGGTCACATCGCCGGCGTCAGCATCGGCGCCGCCGCTTTCGGGCTGGTCAAGGACGCGCTCTCGACGGTCAGTCCGCGCTATTGGCAGCTTGGGCTCGGGATCGTTCTGATGGCATCGGTCTTTCTGGCACGTGGCGGCATAGGCGGCTTGATCGAGCGCTTCTGCCGGTTCGGGAGGCGCGCATGA
- a CDS encoding cysteine hydrolase family protein translates to MTVDFQGSFIERAALVVMHYQVDVFDILFGEQPSPLLDRCNALIRRWRSTGRPVLFPNFSLGEGYEHAPPASNRQITPYLPSGRFRTGLPVAGLAVETGDLFYACPRASVFHCTSLDADLRTRGVNTLVMAGISTTGVVLSSVAWACDADYDLRLVEDCCYDPDQDAHEALFRSGFGGRVQVVSGVR, encoded by the coding sequence ATGACGGTCGATTTCCAGGGCAGCTTTATTGAGAGGGCGGCCCTCGTCGTCATGCACTACCAGGTCGATGTGTTCGACATCCTGTTCGGCGAGCAGCCATCGCCCTTGCTGGATCGTTGCAACGCGTTGATCCGGCGCTGGCGTTCCACCGGCCGGCCGGTGCTCTTCCCGAATTTCTCGTTGGGCGAAGGCTATGAACATGCACCGCCGGCGAGCAACCGCCAGATCACCCCTTATCTCCCGAGCGGACGATTTCGAACCGGGCTGCCTGTCGCAGGACTGGCCGTGGAGACAGGAGACCTCTTCTACGCATGTCCGCGAGCCAGCGTCTTTCATTGCACGTCGCTCGACGCCGATCTGCGGACACGCGGCGTCAACACGCTCGTCATGGCCGGGATAAGCACGACTGGCGTTGTCCTTTCGAGCGTCGCCTGGGCCTGCGATGCGGATTACGATCTGCGCCTGGTGGAAGACTGCTGCTACGACCCCGATCAGGACGCGCATGAGGCCCTGTTTCGCTCAGGCTTCGGAGGGCGCGTGCAGGTGGTGAGCGGGGTGCGTTGA
- the alr gene encoding alanine racemase, with amino-acid sequence MTAHAAVPDLASSLARTDCRRYERARLLRPSWAELDLGALSRNVAAARKRVGPDVRIYFVCKGDGFGFGAAAVAKAAERAGVDGFCAGSPDEVVSIRSTGTTLPVLLFASTSPADLPAAARLGATVTVQSIADAEAVIAAGEAIEVFVEVDCGLGRYGLRREQWPGVLQRLRAAGHVAVRGLYSHLSAPDDPATSRDQAALFRQAAADAAAAGHDDLTLILASSRVVLAYPDMLFNAVDPGRLIYGGGLDENWMEIGALSPLLKAVKSRIIQIQEHPPGTVLGIGYGAPIAIERGMRTAVAPIGFWDGLNHIPPLGEVLIRGRRCPVLGRRTFQHSVLDVTALGDVALGDEVVVLGRQGQEEISIHDLARAVGIPVIELVPRLARCLPHVYVDQALAEDGSGE; translated from the coding sequence ATGACGGCGCACGCAGCTGTTCCGGATCTCGCTTCGAGCCTCGCGCGGACTGATTGCCGCCGGTACGAGCGCGCTCGCTTGCTACGTCCAAGCTGGGCGGAGCTCGATTTGGGCGCACTGAGCCGGAATGTCGCGGCAGCGCGCAAACGGGTCGGCCCGGATGTCCGCATCTATTTCGTCTGCAAGGGCGATGGTTTCGGCTTCGGAGCCGCGGCGGTCGCGAAGGCTGCGGAACGGGCGGGCGTCGATGGCTTCTGCGCAGGCAGCCCGGATGAGGTCGTTTCGATCCGCAGCACCGGCACGACGCTGCCGGTCCTGCTGTTCGCCTCCACCAGCCCGGCCGACCTGCCGGCTGCAGCTCGGCTCGGTGCCACGGTGACGGTCCAGAGCATCGCCGATGCCGAGGCGGTGATCGCCGCGGGCGAGGCGATCGAGGTCTTCGTCGAAGTCGATTGCGGTCTTGGCCGCTATGGCTTGCGCCGCGAGCAATGGCCCGGCGTGCTGCAGCGCCTTCGTGCCGCTGGTCATGTCGCGGTTCGGGGCCTGTACTCGCATTTAAGCGCGCCGGACGATCCCGCAACGAGCAGGGATCAGGCCGCACTCTTCCGGCAGGCGGCAGCCGATGCCGCCGCGGCCGGGCATGACGACCTCACCCTCATACTGGCCTCGAGCCGCGTGGTGCTGGCCTATCCCGACATGCTCTTCAACGCGGTCGATCCCGGGCGGCTGATCTATGGCGGAGGGCTCGACGAGAACTGGATGGAGATCGGCGCCCTCTCGCCTTTGCTCAAGGCCGTGAAATCCCGGATCATCCAGATTCAGGAGCACCCGCCCGGCACCGTGCTGGGTATCGGCTATGGCGCGCCGATCGCCATCGAGCGGGGCATGCGCACGGCGGTCGCGCCCATCGGCTTCTGGGACGGGCTGAACCATATCCCGCCGCTGGGCGAAGTCCTGATCCGTGGCCGGCGCTGTCCCGTGCTCGGGCGCCGCACTTTCCAGCATTCTGTCCTCGATGTGACTGCGCTCGGCGATGTCGCGCTCGGTGACGAAGTGGTCGTCCTCGGCCGGCAGGGACAGGAGGAGATCTCGATCCACGATCTCGCCAGGGCGGTCGGCATTCCCGTCATCGAGCTGGTTCCCCGGCTCGCACGGTGCCTGCCGCACGTGTATGTCGATCAGGCGCTGGCAGAGGACGGTTCGGGTGAATGA
- a CDS encoding pyridoxal-phosphate dependent enzyme: MSLHVRTPAYYSSALSRASGCKVWLKLESLQPTGSFKLRGIGLACQHYARSGAKRFVSSSGGNAGIAAAYAGRELGIPVTVVVPETTPARARRLISDMSADILIHGASWQEANEHALAVLTGSDAFIHPFDDPVVWNGHSTIIDEVVEAGLQPDLVVLSVGGGGLLSGVVEGLQRHKLATPVLAVGTTGASCLAQSAARNERVVLPAIDTIATSLGAREVAEHAFALLSKHRIGCAVVSDLQAVDACLRFLDDHRILVEPACGASIATIYGQVAELADFRNILVIVCGGAIATVEQLIAWRGSLASASAS, translated from the coding sequence ATGTCCCTCCATGTCAGAACGCCTGCCTATTACTCATCGGCTCTCTCCCGCGCGAGCGGGTGCAAGGTTTGGCTGAAGCTTGAATCTCTCCAGCCGACAGGATCGTTCAAGCTCCGCGGCATCGGCCTTGCGTGCCAGCACTATGCACGGAGCGGGGCCAAACGTTTCGTCAGCTCATCCGGCGGCAATGCCGGGATCGCCGCCGCCTATGCCGGGCGTGAGCTTGGTATCCCGGTGACGGTTGTCGTCCCCGAGACGACACCGGCAAGGGCGCGTCGCCTCATCTCCGACATGAGCGCTGACATCCTGATCCACGGCGCGTCCTGGCAGGAGGCGAACGAGCACGCACTTGCGGTGCTGACGGGCAGCGATGCGTTCATCCACCCTTTCGACGATCCAGTGGTCTGGAACGGGCATTCGACGATCATCGACGAGGTGGTCGAGGCGGGGTTGCAGCCCGACCTCGTCGTCCTGTCCGTCGGCGGAGGGGGATTACTCAGCGGCGTCGTCGAAGGCCTGCAGCGTCACAAGCTGGCAACACCTGTTCTTGCCGTGGGGACGACGGGTGCCTCCTGCCTTGCGCAATCGGCTGCCCGGAACGAACGCGTCGTCCTGCCGGCGATCGACACCATCGCCACCTCGCTCGGCGCCCGCGAGGTGGCGGAGCATGCTTTCGCTCTGTTGTCGAAGCATCGCATCGGCTGCGCCGTGGTGTCGGATCTTCAGGCGGTCGATGCTTGCCTGCGCTTCCTCGACGATCATCGTATTCTCGTCGAGCCGGCCTGCGGGGCGAGCATCGCCACGATCTACGGGCAGGTGGCGGAACTCGCCGATTTCCGCAACATCCTGGTCATCGTCTGCGGCGGGGCGATAGCGACCGTGGAGCAGCTGATCGCATGGCGTGGCAGCCTCGCGTCAGCGAGCGCTTCCTGA
- a CDS encoding ABC transporter ATP-binding protein — protein MTAALATAALSVRFGAFQAVRDVSLSIRAGARHALIGPNGAGKTTLVHALTGSVKPAAGRILIAGEDATGHSEAQRVHMGLARTFQINQLFRNLTVLDSVLLAVLERNRRTAVFWRSVRSDRGALDEARSCLAFVNLLALAERPVAALPYGSQRLLEIAIALAARPRVLVLDEPAAGVPAAESAAIFERIHALPASLTVVFIEHDMGLVFRFAERITVLVAGQILTEGTPAEISADPRVREVYLGRRGDHAA, from the coding sequence ATGACCGCCGCGCTCGCAACGGCTGCGCTCAGCGTGCGCTTCGGTGCCTTCCAGGCGGTGCGCGACGTTTCGCTCTCGATCCGGGCCGGTGCGCGCCATGCGCTGATCGGCCCCAACGGCGCCGGCAAGACGACGCTGGTTCACGCCCTGACCGGCAGCGTGAAACCGGCTGCCGGCCGCATCCTGATCGCCGGAGAGGACGCAACCGGCCATTCGGAGGCGCAGCGCGTCCATATGGGGCTGGCCCGGACCTTCCAGATCAATCAGCTCTTCCGCAACCTCACGGTCCTGGACAGCGTCCTTCTCGCCGTGCTCGAGCGGAACCGCCGGACGGCCGTCTTTTGGCGCTCCGTGCGCAGCGACCGGGGGGCGCTCGACGAGGCACGCTCCTGCCTCGCCTTCGTCAATCTGCTGGCGCTGGCAGAGCGGCCGGTCGCGGCGCTGCCTTATGGCAGCCAGCGTCTGCTCGAAATCGCGATCGCCTTGGCGGCGCGTCCGCGCGTGCTCGTGCTCGACGAACCCGCCGCAGGCGTACCGGCGGCCGAGAGCGCGGCGATCTTCGAGCGCATCCACGCCTTGCCCGCCAGCCTGACCGTGGTCTTCATCGAGCACGATATGGGCCTGGTCTTCCGCTTCGCCGAGCGGATCACGGTGCTGGTCGCCGGGCAGATCCTCACCGAAGGCACTCCAGCCGAGATCTCGGCCGATCCGCGCGTCAGGGAAGTCTATCTCGGCCGGCGAGGCGATCATGCTGCTTGA
- a CDS encoding creatininase family protein: MIEQDLYAGTMVEMTGPAIAAAAERGAGVLLPIGVMEHHGPHLPIGTDAHIATALCRLTRRHAAEAGRELVIAPPFYWGVNHVLSAFPATFRTRPEVSAALLNDIVDTLCENGFRDVLFVSHHGDLEHNRMLHKVMLEQLERGPGRARWLYAPLRWRLFERLGCSGNEPFWVPWQRPDGLDTLKTTGILGVHADELETAAMARYYPALVDFDVLPELIPTQLGEADLVRWRKGGSEAKAVTPDGYFGAPAPIDPELWRHYDLVARVMAKAVSGE; encoded by the coding sequence ATGATCGAGCAGGATCTCTACGCCGGCACCATGGTCGAGATGACCGGACCTGCCATCGCCGCTGCAGCCGAGCGTGGGGCGGGCGTGCTCCTGCCGATCGGCGTGATGGAGCATCATGGCCCGCATTTGCCGATCGGGACCGACGCGCATATCGCGACCGCGCTTTGCCGGCTGACACGGCGCCATGCTGCGGAAGCCGGCCGCGAGCTCGTCATCGCACCACCGTTCTACTGGGGTGTGAACCACGTGCTCTCGGCGTTTCCGGCGACGTTCCGCACCCGGCCTGAGGTGTCGGCGGCGCTGCTCAACGACATCGTCGACACGCTCTGCGAGAACGGCTTTCGTGACGTCCTCTTCGTCAGCCACCATGGCGACCTCGAGCACAACCGGATGCTGCACAAGGTCATGCTGGAGCAGCTCGAGCGCGGGCCGGGCCGCGCGCGCTGGCTCTATGCGCCGCTGCGCTGGCGCCTGTTCGAACGGCTGGGTTGCTCCGGCAACGAGCCGTTCTGGGTGCCTTGGCAGCGCCCGGACGGCTTGGACACGTTGAAGACGACCGGGATTCTCGGCGTCCATGCCGACGAGCTCGAGACCGCAGCAATGGCGCGCTACTATCCGGCACTGGTCGATTTCGACGTCCTCCCGGAGCTGATCCCGACGCAGCTCGGCGAGGCCGATCTCGTTCGCTGGCGCAAGGGCGGCAGTGAGGCCAAGGCAGTCACGCCGGACGGCTATTTCGGTGCGCCCGCCCCGATCGATCCCGAACTCTGGCGCCACTATGACCTGGTCGCTCGCGTCATGGCGAAAGCGGTTTCAGGTGAGTGA
- a CDS encoding branched-chain amino acid ABC transporter permease — protein sequence MSSLVAVLVDGVAYGMLLFLSAVGLSVTLGLMRFINLAHGAFAMVGAYLAVVVVGAGLPFLLALPLVFVVVGIFGIAIERTAIRYLYRRSALEQVLFSIGLAFALGALANLIFGPQQQGILTPAWLTGRVALLGLEITSYRLFLIAMGAATAIALIYLFEHTLFGARIRAAVDNRRAAEGIGIQVERLFALTFGLGAALAGLGGALSVEMLGLDPAFALKYLTMLLMVVAIGGAGSIEGSLLAALGLGTVDALFKYLLPEAGGFVIFGLLVAVLLVKPAGLKGRVA from the coding sequence GTGTCTAGCCTCGTTGCCGTCCTGGTCGACGGCGTCGCCTACGGGATGCTGCTGTTCCTCTCCGCAGTCGGCCTCTCGGTCACACTCGGCCTGATGCGCTTCATCAATCTCGCCCATGGCGCTTTCGCCATGGTGGGAGCCTATCTCGCCGTGGTCGTGGTCGGAGCCGGCCTGCCCTTCCTTCTTGCCCTGCCATTGGTGTTCGTCGTGGTTGGCATCTTCGGCATCGCGATCGAGCGGACCGCCATCCGTTATCTCTACCGGCGCAGCGCACTGGAGCAGGTGCTGTTCTCGATCGGGCTCGCCTTTGCGCTTGGCGCGCTCGCCAACCTGATCTTCGGGCCACAGCAGCAGGGGATCCTGACGCCGGCCTGGCTGACCGGGCGCGTTGCCCTGCTCGGGCTCGAGATCACCAGCTACCGTCTCTTCCTGATCGCCATGGGCGCTGCAACCGCGATCGCCCTGATTTATCTGTTCGAGCACACGCTGTTCGGCGCCAGGATTCGCGCCGCGGTCGACAATCGCCGTGCCGCCGAAGGGATCGGCATCCAGGTCGAGCGCCTGTTCGCGCTCACCTTCGGGCTCGGCGCGGCACTGGCCGGGCTCGGCGGCGCGCTATCCGTCGAAATGCTCGGGCTCGACCCGGCCTTTGCTCTGAAATACCTGACCATGCTCCTGATGGTGGTCGCGATCGGCGGAGCCGGCTCGATCGAAGGTTCGCTCTTGGCGGCGCTTGGCCTCGGTACGGTCGACGCGCTGTTCAAGTATCTCCTGCCCGAGGCCGGTGGTTTCGTGATCTTCGGCCTGCTCGTCGCCGTACTGCTGGTCAAGCCGGCAGGGTTGAAGGGGCGAGTGGCATGA
- a CDS encoding hydantoinase B/oxoprolinase family protein, whose product MLATNSVPDRTRSDPVTLEIVKNALASIADEMALVILRSAYSPIVRDSMDYSTALCDRDGLIIAQGLTNPVHLGSFPSVMANILKRFGGTMQPGDGYITNDPYGAGGMHLPDVYLVKPVFHDGEVEGFVASLVHHTDLGGMAPGSMALHATEIFQEGLRIPLIRAMRDDRMEENLLAFLEVNSRMPEQVLGDLRAQIAACAAAERGFGKVLAKYGAMPMRGMLAELHDYAERLVRDEIRAMPDGVYEAEDFIDGLGEVGGPIRFKVAITVAGDEIEIDWTGTSGEVPGAINGPVAITYSVAYAALRCAVQAAVPNCEGYARPVRVVAPLGTIVNPRPPAACAARGVMAYRMLDVLFNAFAQIVPDRMPAAGEGGPSAISLSGVHDGKAWLITDGILGSWGGRATKDGVDGIANPGANLSNMPVELIEARYPLRIESYGLVANSGGAGRRRGGMAITRSYRILGKTAALTVRSDRRAHLPPGLFGGCPGSPSLNILDHDGKAELLPVMPMRTLALHEGDLFTHVAPGGGGNGDPLERDPAQVAADVCDGRFTVAFARDVYGVVIDADGRADPTATKARRERLATDPSGPAAAQLRLFMARNRGWALSAECEGEAA is encoded by the coding sequence ATGCTTGCCACGAATTCTGTTCCCGATCGGACGCGCTCCGATCCGGTGACGCTGGAGATCGTCAAGAACGCCCTTGCCTCGATCGCCGACGAGATGGCGCTCGTCATCCTGCGCAGCGCCTATTCACCGATCGTCCGGGACTCGATGGACTATTCGACGGCGCTCTGCGACCGGGACGGGCTGATCATCGCGCAGGGCCTGACCAATCCCGTGCATCTCGGTTCGTTCCCAAGCGTGATGGCGAATATCCTCAAGCGCTTCGGCGGGACGATGCAGCCGGGCGACGGCTACATCACCAACGATCCCTATGGTGCCGGCGGCATGCATCTGCCGGATGTCTACCTGGTCAAGCCGGTCTTTCATGACGGAGAGGTCGAGGGCTTCGTCGCCAGCCTCGTCCACCACACTGACCTCGGCGGCATGGCGCCGGGCAGCATGGCGCTCCATGCGACGGAAATCTTCCAGGAAGGTCTGCGCATCCCGCTGATCAGGGCGATGCGCGACGACCGGATGGAGGAGAACCTGCTCGCCTTCCTGGAGGTGAACTCGCGCATGCCGGAGCAGGTTCTCGGCGATCTCCGGGCGCAGATCGCCGCCTGCGCCGCGGCGGAGCGCGGCTTCGGCAAGGTGCTCGCAAAATATGGCGCGATGCCGATGCGCGGCATGCTGGCCGAACTGCACGACTACGCGGAGCGGCTCGTCCGCGACGAAATCCGCGCCATGCCCGACGGCGTCTACGAGGCTGAGGATTTCATCGATGGTCTCGGCGAGGTTGGTGGGCCGATCCGCTTCAAGGTCGCGATCACCGTCGCCGGCGACGAGATCGAGATCGACTGGACCGGAACGAGCGGGGAGGTGCCGGGCGCCATCAACGGGCCCGTCGCGATCACCTATTCGGTCGCCTATGCCGCGTTGCGCTGCGCCGTTCAGGCGGCGGTGCCGAACTGCGAGGGCTATGCCCGCCCGGTCCGGGTCGTGGCGCCGCTCGGCACCATCGTCAATCCGCGTCCGCCTGCGGCCTGCGCTGCGCGCGGCGTCATGGCCTATCGGATGCTCGATGTGCTGTTCAACGCCTTCGCCCAGATCGTGCCCGATCGAATGCCGGCTGCTGGCGAGGGAGGTCCTTCGGCCATTTCGCTGAGCGGCGTCCATGACGGAAAGGCCTGGCTGATCACGGACGGAATTCTTGGAAGCTGGGGCGGCCGTGCCACCAAGGATGGCGTCGACGGGATCGCCAACCCCGGCGCCAACCTTTCGAATATGCCCGTGGAGCTGATCGAGGCGCGCTATCCGCTGCGGATCGAGAGCTATGGCCTGGTTGCCAATTCGGGAGGTGCGGGGCGGCGGCGCGGCGGCATGGCGATCACGCGCTCGTACCGTATCCTTGGGAAAACTGCGGCCCTCACCGTCCGCTCGGACCGCCGCGCGCATCTGCCGCCGGGGCTGTTCGGCGGGTGCCCGGGATCGCCGTCCCTCAATATTCTCGATCACGACGGCAAGGCCGAGCTCCTGCCGGTGATGCCGATGCGAACGCTTGCGCTACACGAAGGCGATCTCTTCACGCATGTCGCTCCCGGCGGCGGAGGCAATGGCGATCCGCTGGAGCGCGATCCGGCGCAGGTGGCGGCCGATGTGTGTGACGGGCGCTTCACGGTAGCGTTTGCGCGCGACGTCTATGGGGTGGTGATCGACGCGGATGGCCGCGCGGATCCCACGGCAACGAAGGCCCGTCGCGAGCGCCTGGCGACTGACCCCTCCGGGCCGGCCGCCGCCCAGCTTCGTCTTTTCATGGCGCGCAATCGCGGCTGGGCGCTGAGCGCGGAATGCGAAGGAGAAGCGGCATGA
- a CDS encoding ABC transporter ATP-binding protein, with translation MLLEIESLVAGYGDAVVIEDVGFRLDEGEGLAVLGRNGVGKTTLILALMGHARVTAGAIRWRGEEICRSDASGRAALGIGWVPQERDIFASLTVEENLLVAHRPGRFGLAEAYAMFPRLQERRRNHGDNLSGGEQQMLAIARALMTNPRLLALDEPFEGLAPVIVEELEHSIRHLREEFGFAIIIVEQHAEDALRLSDRAIVLDRGRIVREGASGDLLADFESVRSLISV, from the coding sequence ATGCTGCTTGAAATCGAAAGCCTGGTCGCCGGCTATGGCGACGCGGTCGTGATCGAGGATGTCGGCTTTCGCCTCGACGAAGGCGAAGGCCTGGCAGTGCTCGGCCGCAATGGCGTCGGCAAGACCACGCTGATCCTGGCGCTGATGGGCCATGCCCGCGTCACCGCCGGTGCGATCCGCTGGCGCGGCGAGGAGATCTGCCGCAGCGATGCGAGCGGGCGCGCGGCACTCGGGATCGGCTGGGTACCGCAGGAGCGCGACATCTTCGCCTCCCTCACCGTCGAGGAGAATCTGCTGGTCGCGCACCGGCCCGGCCGGTTCGGGCTGGCGGAAGCCTACGCGATGTTCCCGCGCCTCCAAGAAAGGCGCCGCAACCATGGCGACAATCTCTCCGGCGGCGAGCAGCAGATGCTGGCGATCGCCCGCGCTCTGATGACGAATCCCCGGCTGCTTGCTCTCGACGAGCCGTTCGAAGGCCTGGCGCCGGTGATCGTCGAGGAGCTGGAGCATTCGATCAGGCATCTGCGAGAGGAGTTCGGCTTTGCGATCATCATCGTCGAGCAGCACGCGGAAGATGCGCTGCGGCTCAGCGACAGGGCGATCGTGCTCGATCGCGGCAGGATCGTCCGCGAAGGCGCCTCGGGTGATCTTCTCGCGGACTTCGAGTCCGTTCGCTCGCTGATTTCAGTATGA